One window from the genome of Prochlorococcus marinus CUG1438 encodes:
- a CDS encoding Tab2/Atab2 family RNA-binding protein, which yields MNINNKTEPSLESKVSDWELDFYSRPIIEPNGKKRWELIICSTRSYKTDDIFLWNKKCPANEVNSVWLTKALNEAINDAKKEGWAKPSIVRFWRSSMKSIIKKSLEATSIEALVSRRTYDLFDRIEYLEKEIYPNEKGYVRGILAPTFTSKIESSPQPLPEAVRGDALTISEISIGELKSAENWPMEFGDIFPIQSHLDDNHLVPGLRLFSKDRSLALSAWFSCLEPIKLIISKNQLILEASENDKWLVTDLPEKDANILSAKFLENKKNSFGYQFISIQSTPYIEKFAGFWILRDIELIS from the coding sequence ATGAACATCAACAATAAAACAGAACCAAGTCTTGAATCAAAAGTTTCAGATTGGGAATTAGACTTTTATTCAAGACCAATTATCGAACCAAATGGAAAAAAAAGGTGGGAGTTAATTATTTGCTCTACAAGAAGTTATAAGACAGATGATATTTTTCTTTGGAATAAAAAATGCCCTGCGAATGAAGTTAATTCGGTATGGCTTACAAAGGCACTAAATGAAGCAATAAATGATGCAAAAAAAGAAGGATGGGCAAAACCCTCAATAGTTAGATTTTGGAGATCTTCAATGAAATCAATCATTAAGAAATCTCTGGAGGCAACAAGTATTGAAGCACTAGTTAGTAGAAGAACTTACGATTTGTTCGACAGAATCGAATATCTTGAAAAAGAAATTTATCCAAATGAAAAAGGCTATGTGAGGGGCATACTAGCCCCTACTTTTACTTCTAAAATCGAATCCTCCCCTCAACCTTTACCAGAAGCAGTGAGAGGTGATGCTTTAACTATCTCTGAGATATCGATTGGCGAATTAAAATCAGCAGAAAATTGGCCTATGGAATTTGGAGATATTTTCCCTATTCAGTCACATTTAGATGACAATCACTTAGTTCCAGGACTAAGACTTTTTAGCAAAGATAGATCTCTAGCACTTTCTGCATGGTTCAGTTGTTTAGAACCTATTAAATTAATCATAAGTAAGAACCAGCTCATACTTGAAGCCTCCGAAAACGACAAGTGGCTAGTAACAGATTTGCCAGAAAAAGATGCAAACATTTTAAGTGCAAAGTTTTTAGAGAATAAAAAAAATTCTTTTGGTTATCAATTTATTTCCATCCAGTCAACGCCATACATCGAAAAATTTGCAGGATTCTGGATCTTGAGAGATATTGAATTAATTTCATAA
- the pgeF gene encoding peptidoglycan editing factor PgeF — translation MPYKEIYFTKSEIFIQNKKFEYFSSPILNRYDFPHAYFTKSSTEKFLQLLGNQFNKNYVNCVSNQTHSNVIVFGSHSQEGSKTEADGLVGDKGNQNLWVYTADCMPIFFADKKTRNVAALHCGRKGLEKKIIKNLVKFFDNLGTSRDNLLVAIGPAISKEHYVVDNKTLKEFYISTENKRIATNIIRTKKDLCFNDSNHFEEQDLNQLDLKRFAYGQLLNENIPNRNIDISNLCTYKRNEFNSWRRNKTISRQWNFICSQR, via the coding sequence ATTCCTTACAAAGAAATATATTTCACAAAATCTGAAATTTTCATTCAAAACAAAAAATTTGAGTACTTTTCATCACCAATCCTCAATCGATATGATTTCCCTCATGCATATTTCACGAAGTCTAGCACTGAGAAATTTCTTCAATTATTGGGAAACCAATTTAATAAAAATTACGTAAATTGTGTTTCTAATCAAACTCACAGCAACGTGATTGTCTTTGGATCACATTCGCAAGAAGGGAGCAAAACTGAGGCTGATGGTCTTGTTGGTGATAAAGGCAATCAAAATCTATGGGTTTATACAGCTGATTGCATGCCAATATTTTTTGCAGATAAAAAGACGAGGAACGTAGCAGCCTTGCATTGTGGAAGAAAAGGCCTAGAAAAAAAAATAATAAAAAATCTTGTTAAATTTTTCGATAATTTAGGGACTTCCAGAGATAACTTACTTGTCGCGATTGGGCCTGCAATATCCAAGGAACATTATGTAGTTGATAACAAGACACTCAAAGAATTTTATATTTCTACTGAAAACAAAAGAATAGCAACCAATATTATTAGAACTAAAAAAGATCTGTGTTTTAATGATTCAAATCACTTTGAAGAGCAAGACTTAAATCAACTTGATCTTAAAAGATTTGCCTATGGACAACTTTTGAATGAAAACATCCCAAATAGAAATATTGACATCTCAAATTTATGTACTTACAAAAGAAATGAATTTAATTCTTGGAGAAGGAATAAAACAATTTCTAGGCAATGGAATTTTATTTGCTCTCAAAGATAG
- the ilvB gene encoding biosynthetic-type acetolactate synthase large subunit — MTLTSRSFSKGSSKHENPVWITGADALMDSLKIHGVKVIFGYPGGAILPIYDAVHKAEQEGWLKHYMVRHEQGGSHAADGYARSTGEVGVCFGTSGPGATNLVTGIATAQMDSVPLVVVTGQVPRPAIGTDAFQETDIFGITLPIVKHSWVIRDPSDIAKVVSEAFFIASSGRPGPVLIDIPKDVGQEFFNYQRVLPGEIIPKGFKRNGEINDCDINKAVKLIEGSERPLLYVGGGAISSGAHDEIKTLAENYQIPVTTTLMGKGAFDEKDNLSVGMLGMHGTAYANFAVTECDLLIAIGARFDDRVTGKLDTFAPHAKVIHIDIDPAEVNKNRRVDVAIVSDVSKAVHKINKQSLSNNFTCKTKNWLEKINFWKNKHPLYDPPKEGEIYPQEVLLKVREFSPEAFVTTDVGQHQMWAAQYLRNSPRKWISSAGLGTMGFGLPAAIGVKAALPNSDVICIAGDASVLMNIQELGTLSQYGLKVKLIIINNRWQGMVRQWQESFYDERYSSSDMSCGEPDFVKLADSFGVKGYLISDRKQLQNELKNALDHDGPALINILVRRGENCYPMVPPGKSNAQMVGYVNCED; from the coding sequence GTGACCCTTACTTCGAGATCCTTTTCAAAGGGTAGTTCAAAACATGAAAACCCAGTTTGGATAACTGGTGCGGATGCACTGATGGATTCTTTAAAAATTCATGGGGTAAAAGTTATATTTGGATATCCTGGAGGAGCCATACTTCCAATATATGACGCTGTTCATAAGGCAGAACAAGAAGGTTGGTTAAAGCATTATATGGTTAGGCATGAACAAGGGGGCTCACATGCGGCTGATGGATATGCAAGATCTACTGGTGAAGTAGGAGTATGTTTTGGAACCTCAGGCCCAGGTGCAACAAATTTAGTAACTGGAATTGCCACAGCGCAAATGGATTCAGTCCCCTTAGTTGTAGTTACAGGTCAAGTCCCAAGACCTGCTATAGGGACAGACGCTTTTCAAGAAACTGATATTTTTGGTATAACTCTACCAATAGTGAAACATTCATGGGTAATAAGAGACCCTTCAGATATCGCGAAAGTAGTTTCTGAAGCTTTTTTTATAGCCTCATCTGGAAGACCTGGCCCTGTTTTAATTGATATACCCAAAGATGTAGGACAGGAGTTCTTTAATTACCAAAGGGTTTTGCCAGGTGAGATTATTCCGAAAGGATTTAAAAGGAATGGAGAAATTAATGATTGCGATATCAATAAAGCAGTTAAATTAATAGAAGGTTCTGAAAGACCTCTTCTATATGTAGGAGGTGGGGCAATATCTTCAGGGGCTCATGATGAAATAAAAACTTTGGCTGAAAATTATCAAATACCAGTTACGACAACTTTAATGGGGAAGGGCGCTTTTGATGAAAAAGACAATTTATCAGTAGGGATGCTAGGAATGCATGGAACTGCTTACGCAAATTTCGCTGTTACGGAATGCGATCTTTTAATTGCTATTGGAGCTAGATTCGATGATAGGGTGACAGGAAAATTAGATACTTTTGCACCTCATGCGAAGGTGATTCATATAGATATTGACCCTGCAGAAGTTAATAAAAATAGACGTGTTGATGTCGCAATTGTTTCTGATGTTTCAAAAGCTGTTCACAAAATTAATAAACAATCTCTAAGTAACAATTTTACTTGTAAGACAAAAAACTGGTTAGAAAAAATTAATTTTTGGAAAAATAAACACCCTTTATATGACCCACCTAAAGAAGGAGAAATTTATCCTCAGGAGGTTCTTTTAAAAGTGAGGGAATTTTCTCCAGAAGCTTTTGTAACAACAGATGTAGGACAACATCAGATGTGGGCTGCTCAATATCTTAGGAATTCTCCAAGAAAATGGATTAGTAGTGCTGGCTTAGGAACTATGGGTTTTGGATTGCCAGCGGCAATTGGAGTAAAAGCAGCCTTACCTAATTCAGATGTAATTTGTATTGCAGGAGATGCAAGTGTCTTAATGAATATTCAAGAGTTAGGAACTTTATCTCAATATGGTCTAAAGGTAAAACTTATTATCATAAATAATCGCTGGCAAGGGATGGTAAGACAATGGCAGGAAAGTTTCTACGATGAAAGATATTCCTCATCTGATATGAGTTGTGGTGAACCTGATTTTGTAAAACTTGCTGATTCTTTTGGAGTTAAAGGGTACTTAATTTCAGATAGAAAACAATTACAGAATGAATTAAAAAATGCGCTTGATCATGACGGCCCTGCTTTGATTAATATTCTTGTCAGAAGAGGTGAAAATTGTTATCCAATGGTTCCCCCTGGTAAAAGTAATGCTCAAATGGTTGGATATGTTAACTGTGAAGACTAA
- a CDS encoding S1 RNA-binding domain-containing protein, protein MGVSDKNAQNNIQSKGNKKDLKKPLQVLHISKKDTQKKSQEIQSEKSISQEDIKSDNIAIKTQIIYDESIEENDNSDENIKVFDGSQQDLKKPFNFSDQNTDFQLERTVDEFDFDESAFLEALNANEPIGTTGDTISGKVIAIESDGLYVDIGGKAPGFMPKKECGLGVITNFKERFSVGLEMEVLVIKEQNADGMVTVSARALILRQSWEKVSSSAKNGELIDVLINGFNRGGLTCDVDGLRGFIPRSQLENGEDHQSFVGKTLKVAFLEVNPESRKLVLSEKKASLVSKFSNLELGQLIEGEVLAVKPYGFFIDLGGASGLLHQSSLTNGSIRSLREIFREGEIIKALISEIDLEKGRIGLNTALLENTAGELIIDKQKVMQEATERALKTKALFDKKVQDK, encoded by the coding sequence ATGGGAGTCAGTGATAAAAATGCCCAAAATAATATCCAATCAAAGGGCAATAAAAAAGATTTAAAGAAACCTCTTCAGGTTCTTCACATCAGCAAGAAAGATACGCAAAAAAAATCTCAAGAAATACAGAGTGAGAAAAGTATTTCGCAAGAAGACATTAAAAGTGACAACATCGCAATCAAAACACAAATTATTTATGATGAATCCATTGAAGAAAATGATAATAGCGATGAAAATATTAAAGTTTTTGATGGTTCTCAACAAGACTTAAAGAAACCCTTTAATTTTTCTGATCAAAACACAGACTTTCAATTAGAAAGAACAGTTGATGAATTTGATTTTGATGAAAGTGCTTTTTTGGAGGCTTTAAATGCAAATGAACCAATAGGGACTACGGGAGACACGATTTCAGGAAAGGTTATAGCTATTGAAAGTGATGGCTTATATGTTGACATTGGTGGGAAAGCTCCTGGTTTTATGCCAAAGAAAGAATGTGGGTTGGGGGTCATTACTAACTTTAAAGAAAGATTTTCTGTAGGCCTTGAAATGGAAGTTTTGGTTATCAAAGAACAAAATGCTGATGGGATGGTAACAGTGAGTGCTCGGGCATTAATCCTCAGGCAAAGTTGGGAGAAAGTATCAAGTTCTGCAAAAAATGGCGAATTAATTGATGTTCTAATTAACGGATTTAATAGAGGTGGGCTTACATGCGATGTAGATGGATTGAGAGGATTCATCCCAAGATCACAACTTGAAAATGGTGAAGATCATCAATCTTTTGTTGGCAAAACTTTAAAAGTAGCTTTTCTAGAGGTGAATCCTGAATCCAGAAAATTAGTTCTCTCTGAAAAAAAAGCATCATTAGTGTCTAAATTTTCAAATCTAGAATTGGGTCAATTAATTGAAGGAGAAGTCTTAGCAGTAAAACCATATGGCTTCTTTATCGATTTAGGTGGAGCTAGTGGACTACTTCATCAATCTTCGCTAACAAATGGATCGATTCGTTCTCTACGAGAAATTTTTAGAGAAGGGGAAATTATAAAAGCTTTAATATCTGAAATTGACCTTGAAAAAGGGCGTATTGGTCTAAATACAGCACTTTTAGAAAATACTGCAGGTGAATTAATAATTGATAAGCAAAAAGTTATGCAAGAAGCCACAGAGAGAGCACTAAAAACTAAAGCACTCTTTGATAAAAAAGTACAGGATAAATGA
- a CDS encoding ferrochelatase, which produces MDKIGVLLMNLGGPERITDVGPFLYNLFSDPEIIRTPFPVFQKPLAWLISTLRSTTSQQAYLSIGGGSPIRRITEQQARELQSKLRDKGFNATTYIAMRYWHPFTESAIADMKADGINQVVVIPLYPHFSISTSGSSFRELKKLRDSDDEFKKVPMRCVRSWFSQSGYLKSMVELISEQIALCESPSKAHIFFTAHGVPKSYVEEAGDPYKQQIEDCSLLIIDELEKCLGHSNPHTLSYQSRVGPVEWLKPYTEEVLADLGRSNVNDLIVVPISFVGEHIETLQEIDIEYKEIAEKAGIKNFRRVKALNTHPTFIEGLSDLVISCLEGPLVNIEEASQLPEKVKLYPQEKWQWGWNNSSEVWNGRVAMIIFLVLFIELISGSGPLHKLGIL; this is translated from the coding sequence ATGGACAAAATAGGCGTCTTACTAATGAATTTAGGAGGGCCCGAACGCATTACTGATGTAGGCCCATTCTTATACAATCTTTTTTCTGATCCAGAAATAATCAGGACACCTTTCCCTGTTTTTCAAAAGCCCCTGGCTTGGTTAATTAGTACTCTTAGAAGTACCACTTCACAACAGGCCTATCTTTCTATAGGGGGAGGTTCACCCATCAGAAGGATAACTGAACAACAAGCAAGAGAATTACAATCTAAATTAAGGGATAAGGGGTTTAATGCTACTACTTATATCGCAATGAGGTATTGGCATCCTTTTACCGAATCAGCTATCGCTGATATGAAAGCAGATGGCATAAATCAAGTTGTTGTAATACCCTTATACCCACATTTTTCCATAAGTACTAGTGGCTCGAGTTTTAGGGAATTAAAAAAATTGCGAGATTCTGATGATGAATTTAAGAAGGTTCCAATGAGATGTGTAAGGAGTTGGTTCAGTCAATCAGGATATCTAAAGTCTATGGTCGAATTAATTTCTGAACAAATTGCACTTTGTGAATCACCTTCAAAAGCCCATATATTTTTTACTGCACATGGAGTTCCTAAGAGTTACGTAGAGGAAGCTGGAGACCCTTACAAACAACAAATTGAAGATTGTTCTTTATTAATAATTGATGAGCTGGAAAAATGTTTAGGGCACAGTAACCCTCATACGCTTTCTTATCAAAGTAGAGTTGGTCCTGTTGAATGGCTGAAGCCATATACAGAAGAAGTATTAGCTGATCTTGGAAGGTCAAATGTTAATGATCTGATTGTGGTTCCAATAAGTTTCGTTGGAGAGCATATCGAAACATTACAAGAAATTGATATTGAATATAAAGAAATTGCTGAAAAAGCTGGCATTAAAAATTTTCGCAGAGTCAAGGCTTTAAATACTCATCCTACTTTTATTGAAGGCCTTAGTGATTTAGTGATTTCCTGTTTAGAGGGACCTCTTGTTAATATAGAGGAGGCTTCTCAGTTGCCTGAAAAAGTTAAACTTTATCCCCAAGAGAAGTGGCAATGGGGTTGGAATAATAGTTCAGAGGTGTGGAACGGAAGGGTTGCAATGATAATTTTTCTCGTTCTTTTTATTGAACTTATTTCAGGCTCTGGACCTTTACACAAACTAGGTATTTTATAA
- a CDS encoding site-specific integrase encodes MNVIQEINSVNDKFATQGCKLKIEKRGEKLNIRGSLPSKEDNKNFKIQRISLGLKADISGLEEAKKKLQLINLQLELNQFNWINWIDNPYKKQTKDGFEFPNRLNQFEEFFFKETKSDFRTSTRKTTWRSSYKPYIKRILNIYNDYENEALEKIFQKTLETYKEGSRSRKQCGTSLSVLAKFLEIKLPEDWKINSRGYGLNKAGFRDLPTDELIEKLWETIPNKSWKFVFGLMATYGLRNHEVFFCDLSSLTNFGDKIIRVLPTTKTGEHQVWPFHPEWVEKFELSKLGENPELLPNIKRDLKITTLQNIGKKITDQFKRYSLQIKPYDLRHAWAVRTIFYDLPDTVAARMMGHSVSLHTQTYHHWITKRDQQQAVNNALLKVKRAKNI; translated from the coding sequence ATGAACGTAATTCAGGAAATTAATAGTGTCAATGATAAATTTGCTACTCAAGGCTGCAAGCTTAAAATTGAGAAAAGAGGAGAAAAATTAAATATTCGTGGATCACTACCCTCCAAAGAAGATAATAAAAACTTTAAAATCCAAAGAATATCTCTTGGTTTAAAGGCTGATATTTCTGGGTTAGAGGAGGCCAAAAAAAAATTACAATTAATCAATTTGCAATTGGAATTGAATCAATTTAATTGGATTAATTGGATAGATAACCCTTATAAAAAGCAAACAAAAGATGGTTTTGAATTCCCAAATAGATTAAATCAATTTGAGGAATTTTTTTTTAAAGAAACCAAAAGTGATTTTCGAACCAGCACTAGAAAAACCACTTGGAGAAGTTCTTACAAACCTTATATAAAAAGGATCCTAAATATCTACAATGATTATGAGAATGAAGCTTTAGAGAAAATATTTCAAAAAACACTCGAAACTTATAAAGAAGGTAGCAGAAGCAGAAAACAATGTGGTACTTCTCTGAGTGTTCTGGCTAAATTTCTGGAAATTAAACTCCCAGAAGATTGGAAAATAAATTCTAGAGGATATGGTCTGAACAAAGCGGGATTTAGGGATCTCCCCACGGACGAGTTAATAGAGAAACTTTGGGAGACTATACCAAACAAATCTTGGAAATTTGTTTTTGGTTTAATGGCTACATATGGATTAAGAAATCATGAAGTATTTTTTTGTGATTTAAGTTCTCTAACTAATTTTGGAGACAAAATTATTAGAGTTTTACCCACCACTAAAACGGGGGAACATCAAGTTTGGCCATTTCATCCTGAATGGGTAGAAAAGTTCGAATTATCAAAACTTGGTGAAAATCCAGAACTACTACCAAATATTAAAAGAGATCTTAAAATCACAACCTTACAGAATATTGGAAAAAAAATTACAGATCAGTTTAAGAGATACTCTTTACAAATAAAACCTTATGATCTCAGGCATGCGTGGGCAGTAAGAACAATTTTCTACGATCTACCTGATACTGTGGCAGCCAGAATGATGGGACATTCGGTTAGTTTACATACTCAAACTTATCACCACTGGATTACAAAAAGAGATCAACAACAGGCAGTAAATAATGCACTATTAAAAGTTAAAAGAGCTAAAAATATTTAA
- a CDS encoding creatininase family protein, giving the protein MNFKPNKFEYLNWQEIESIAKDKRSTVIWPFGAVEQHGPHLPLATDSIFVDEIISEVFKLLSADIPLKKLPTQYIGFSPEHKGFAGTISLSSNLITSMIKEVGSQLSEMGFKRLILINGHGGQISLLNTAARELRSVSPGMAIFPCFLWSGVNGLSELLTKTEIEDGLHASLAETSLMLALKPELVGNERPNEGNKVEIPEGWSLEGNAPTAWLTDDFSKSGVIGDSRGANESLGKNLKELLINHWFKLIMNLMQSDWPNNS; this is encoded by the coding sequence ATGAACTTTAAACCTAATAAATTTGAATATTTAAATTGGCAAGAAATTGAGAGTATTGCAAAAGATAAAAGATCTACAGTGATTTGGCCGTTCGGTGCTGTTGAGCAACATGGGCCGCATTTGCCTCTTGCTACAGACAGTATTTTTGTTGATGAAATTATTAGCGAAGTTTTTAAATTATTATCTGCCGATATACCTTTAAAAAAACTTCCAACTCAATATATTGGTTTTTCTCCAGAACATAAGGGTTTTGCCGGGACAATTTCACTTTCCTCAAATTTAATAACCTCAATGATAAAGGAAGTCGGAAGTCAATTATCTGAAATGGGTTTTAAAAGATTGATATTAATTAATGGACATGGAGGTCAAATTTCACTATTAAATACAGCCGCAAGAGAGCTAAGAAGTGTCTCACCTGGGATGGCAATTTTCCCTTGTTTCTTATGGAGTGGTGTGAATGGATTGAGTGAATTGTTAACAAAAACTGAGATTGAGGATGGGCTTCATGCTTCTTTAGCTGAAACAAGTTTGATGCTGGCTTTGAAACCAGAATTAGTAGGTAATGAACGCCCAAATGAGGGTAATAAAGTAGAGATCCCTGAAGGTTGGAGTCTAGAGGGCAATGCGCCTACTGCTTGGCTTACTGACGACTTTAGTAAATCAGGTGTTATTGGAGATAGTAGAGGGGCAAATGAATCTCTAGGGAAAAATTTAAAGGAATTATTGATTAATCATTGGTTCAAATTGATTATGAATCTGATGCAATCAGATTGGCCAAACAATTCTTAA